A part of Puniceicoccaceae bacterium genomic DNA contains:
- a CDS encoding mannose-1-phosphate guanylyltransferase yields MQDQFIVIMAGGKGERFWPESRLERPKHLLPIVGSSPMLRQTLDRIGDLVPREHILIITNVSQQSAIREMCPDLPPDNVVAEPVGRDTAPAVGLAMALVRHRNPKAVFALLPADHVIHDAEKFQACLRSGFEVARSQKVLVTIGITPTHAATGYGYIHRGTERPGQEGKGIYDVKRFVEKPSIERAREYVHSGEYFWNAGMFVWSVESITEAFQLHHPALLEGVNSISQGLRGGRELSELLGATYPTLEKISIDFAVMEKAKNVVTIQSTFDWDDVGEWPAIERHGAKDGEGNLLSGLGVVQQASNNIVYNDGKRITALLGVDDLIVVHTEDATLVCHRSKAQEIKGIVKALGECDSTRGFL; encoded by the coding sequence ATGCAGGATCAATTCATTGTCATAATGGCGGGAGGTAAAGGCGAGCGGTTTTGGCCCGAAAGCCGACTCGAGCGGCCCAAGCACCTGCTCCCCATCGTTGGGTCCAGTCCGATGCTGCGCCAAACTCTGGATCGCATTGGAGATTTGGTTCCGAGGGAGCACATTCTGATCATCACGAATGTCAGCCAGCAGAGCGCGATTCGTGAAATGTGCCCGGACCTGCCGCCGGATAATGTGGTTGCCGAGCCAGTCGGGAGGGACACTGCTCCCGCCGTGGGTCTGGCCATGGCACTGGTGCGTCATCGCAACCCCAAGGCGGTGTTTGCGTTGCTTCCTGCGGATCATGTGATTCACGACGCAGAGAAATTTCAAGCATGCCTTCGCTCGGGATTTGAAGTGGCTCGGAGTCAAAAGGTGCTTGTTACCATCGGCATCACCCCTACGCATGCCGCGACGGGCTACGGTTACATTCATCGCGGAACGGAGCGGCCCGGTCAGGAGGGTAAAGGGATCTATGATGTGAAACGGTTTGTGGAAAAACCGTCAATCGAACGCGCCAGAGAATATGTGCACAGTGGAGAGTATTTCTGGAATGCTGGCATGTTTGTATGGAGCGTGGAGAGCATTACGGAGGCTTTTCAGTTGCACCATCCCGCTTTACTTGAAGGAGTGAACAGCATTTCTCAAGGACTTCGGGGCGGTAGGGAACTCAGTGAGTTGCTAGGGGCGACTTATCCGACTCTTGAAAAAATCTCCATCGATTTTGCGGTGATGGAAAAGGCGAAGAATGTCGTCACGATCCAATCCACCTTTGACTGGGATGATGTGGGGGAATGGCCAGCCATCGAGCGCCATGGAGCGAAGGATGGCGAGGGTAATCTCCTGTCGGGGCTGGGAGTCGTGCAGCAGGCTTCAAACAATATCGTGTATAACGACGGCAAACGCATCACTGCGCTGCTGGGGGTGGATGACCTCATCGTCGTGCACACGGAGGATGCAACTCTCGTGTGTCACCGCAGCAAAGCACAGGAGATCAAGGGCATTGTGAAGGCTCTGGGCGAGTGTGACTCCACGCGCGGATTTCTTTGA
- a CDS encoding RidA family protein, translated as MNQDSIIENRLASLNLTLPVAPDPVGNYLPFRISGNLIFLAGSICMRDGAMVYTGAVGAERTVEEAVEAARLCAINQLAILKKAAGSLDRVKQMVSLAGFVWGVYGFSQSPAVINGASDLFVEVFEDKGRHSRTAVSVSGLPAGSTVELQSVWEIV; from the coding sequence ATGAATCAAGATTCCATCATTGAAAACCGCCTTGCATCGCTCAACCTGACGCTGCCCGTCGCACCGGACCCCGTAGGCAATTACCTGCCCTTCCGCATCAGCGGAAATCTGATATTCCTAGCGGGATCGATTTGTATGCGTGACGGAGCCATGGTCTACACAGGTGCTGTAGGTGCCGAGCGTACGGTAGAGGAAGCAGTGGAGGCTGCGCGCCTATGTGCGATCAATCAGCTTGCCATTCTCAAAAAAGCCGCAGGCTCACTCGACCGGGTGAAGCAGATGGTATCATTGGCCGGATTTGTCTGGGGGGTGTATGGATTTTCTCAGTCTCCTGCGGTCATCAATGGTGCATCGGACCTGTTTGTGGAAGTATTTGAAGACAAGGGGCGCCACAGTCGAACCGCAGTTTCAGTATCCGGACTTCCGGCAGGTTCAACGGTGGAGTTGCAGTCGGTTTGGGAGATCGTGTGA
- a CDS encoding response regulator, whose product MPSKILIVDDDDDFRGLLTDVFSQAGYDVTAVNNPHQAITTFCEQPFDAVVTDHNMPEMTGEDLIKQIREHEPNIPVILVSGYLNQDLIQNLKNVNTEIFHKPLNVISLLRKTEEKLNVSAKS is encoded by the coding sequence ATGCCCAGCAAAATTCTCATTGTCGATGACGACGACGATTTCCGGGGACTGCTCACCGATGTGTTCTCCCAGGCCGGATATGATGTGACCGCCGTCAACAATCCTCACCAGGCCATCACTACCTTTTGCGAGCAGCCTTTCGACGCAGTGGTCACCGACCACAACATGCCCGAAATGACCGGAGAGGATCTGATCAAACAAATCCGCGAACACGAACCCAACATCCCGGTCATTCTCGTCTCCGGATACCTGAATCAGGATCTCATTCAGAACCTGAAAAACGTGAACACGGAGATCTTCCATAAACCGCTCAATGTGATTTCACTGTTGCGTAAAACTGAAGAGAAACTCAATGTCTCAGCCAAGTCTTAA
- a CDS encoding response regulator yields MNHRILIVDDDDDFRSLLSDLYTQAEYQVKSVGNPLDALRVLSEETFSLCVTDQSMPDLKGIDFIERCRESRPTLPIIMVSAYLSEDVVARLRTHRVEVFHKPLNIMSLLRKTSELIKNAHEDARDPADSHTGSMFSEEDSNSSVKAPISLSSRLRSFPFKSDASKRLKKEIEGIGSEMPNMVLVADEGTHFDKICEDISTVVDTENHHFMRFTNKKINVFDLSKAITDVPQNKTLVFALTEAQHMGLAHKQALMKLHKRTGPFVDVSNAIKFIFCLNEDLDTQFARGAIDQDFYLIMGQKEIYIPRLELCREDLPDLAKGIARELCDRHASAESFGGFSADATELLMQTEWPHNYASLEAVVAKALKLAQGSTITRDHLEKAIAAPEAPQHSEFSDIQPVVANIPSDPAGATSSGKDAERLSESVDSSRESALSSTRPSPRPTPTKLGEPMIQSFTMLEHEESLARSILSALSQR; encoded by the coding sequence ATGAACCATCGCATCCTTATCGTCGACGACGACGACGACTTTCGCTCGCTCCTGTCCGATTTGTACACGCAGGCGGAATATCAGGTCAAATCCGTCGGAAACCCGCTGGATGCGCTCCGTGTGCTTTCAGAAGAGACTTTTTCCCTCTGCGTAACAGATCAGAGCATGCCCGACCTCAAAGGCATCGACTTCATCGAACGATGCCGGGAATCCCGCCCGACGCTTCCCATCATCATGGTGTCAGCCTACCTGAGCGAAGATGTGGTCGCACGCCTGCGCACACACCGCGTCGAGGTTTTCCACAAGCCGCTCAACATCATGTCCCTGTTGCGCAAAACCTCCGAACTCATCAAGAATGCGCACGAGGATGCAAGGGATCCTGCAGATTCTCATACTGGAAGCATGTTTTCGGAAGAAGACAGCAATTCCTCGGTCAAAGCCCCAATCTCTTTATCCAGTCGGTTGCGCTCGTTTCCATTCAAATCCGATGCCAGCAAACGACTCAAAAAGGAAATTGAAGGCATCGGATCTGAAATGCCAAACATGGTATTGGTTGCCGACGAGGGAACCCACTTTGACAAAATCTGCGAAGACATTTCGACAGTGGTGGATACCGAAAACCACCACTTCATGCGCTTCACAAACAAGAAGATCAATGTCTTCGACCTCTCCAAGGCGATCACGGATGTTCCCCAGAACAAGACTCTGGTCTTTGCCCTGACGGAAGCTCAGCACATGGGCTTGGCACACAAGCAGGCACTGATGAAGTTGCACAAGCGGACCGGACCTTTTGTCGACGTCAGCAATGCGATCAAATTCATCTTCTGCCTGAATGAAGATCTCGATACCCAGTTTGCACGAGGAGCCATTGATCAGGATTTCTACCTGATCATGGGTCAGAAGGAGATTTACATCCCGCGCCTCGAGCTGTGTCGTGAGGACTTGCCTGACCTTGCCAAGGGAATCGCACGTGAGTTATGTGACCGTCACGCCAGTGCGGAAAGTTTCGGCGGATTTAGTGCTGATGCGACAGAATTGCTCATGCAAACCGAATGGCCACACAACTACGCCTCGCTCGAGGCTGTGGTGGCGAAGGCACTCAAGCTTGCCCAGGGATCAACGATCACACGGGATCACCTTGAAAAAGCTATTGCGGCACCGGAAGCACCCCAGCACTCAGAGTTCTCGGACATCCAACCCGTTGTTGCGAATATCCCATCCGATCCAGCCGGTGCAACATCCTCCGGCAAGGACGCTGAGCGTCTGTCTGAATCGGTGGATTCTTCACGTGAATCCGCCCTCTCCTCAACCCGACCTTCACCCCGTCCCACACCGACCAAGCTGGGCGAACCCATGATTCAAAGCTTCACCATGCTCGAGCACGAAGAATCGCTCGCGCGTTCCATCCTCTCAGCGCTCTCACAGCGCTAG
- the surE gene encoding 5'/3'-nucleotidase SurE, with amino-acid sequence MKAGAKPTVLITNDDGIDSPLLSVVVNALSASCEIRVVAPAAEQSWIGKAISRRATLKVEVTEVMGHPAWAVHGTPADCVNLALGNLFDAEQIDGVVSGINIGYNASLATVLSSGTVGAALEAALMGKPAVALSKSLPKEWFEAIQMDRSEIPEALSCSLFTDGARIAGFLDAAMQEHRHHPERVVVHNYNFPPDSSEATAVQRSFVALTRAAGLFQAVGGVANVFEFRYQLGENMDSRMKTDLNCLKEGHISYAPIDFTRLTRFE; translated from the coding sequence GTGAAAGCTGGAGCTAAGCCGACGGTGCTGATCACCAACGACGATGGCATCGACTCGCCCCTGCTTTCCGTTGTGGTGAATGCGCTAAGTGCCAGCTGTGAGATTCGGGTGGTTGCTCCTGCCGCAGAGCAGAGCTGGATTGGAAAAGCAATCAGTCGGCGTGCGACTTTGAAAGTTGAAGTGACTGAGGTCATGGGACATCCGGCCTGGGCCGTGCATGGAACTCCTGCAGATTGTGTGAATCTTGCACTTGGAAATCTGTTTGATGCTGAGCAGATCGATGGGGTCGTATCTGGAATCAACATCGGATACAATGCATCGCTCGCCACGGTACTCAGTTCTGGAACGGTGGGTGCTGCACTCGAGGCGGCGCTAATGGGAAAACCTGCTGTCGCGTTGAGTAAATCGTTGCCGAAAGAATGGTTTGAAGCGATTCAGATGGATCGCAGTGAAATACCGGAAGCTTTGAGCTGCAGTTTATTTACTGATGGGGCGCGCATCGCCGGATTTCTCGATGCTGCGATGCAGGAACACAGGCATCACCCAGAACGCGTCGTGGTGCACAATTACAACTTTCCGCCGGATTCCAGTGAAGCAACCGCTGTGCAGCGGTCATTTGTTGCATTGACCCGTGCTGCGGGGCTTTTCCAAGCAGTAGGGGGGGTGGCAAATGTCTTTGAATTTCGGTACCAATTGGGAGAAAACATGGATTCCCGAATGAAAACGGACTTGAATTGTCTCAAGGAAGGACACATAAGTTATGCTCCCATCGACTTTACCCGCCTAACCCGATTCGAGTAG
- a CDS encoding rhodanese-related sulfurtransferase yields MEHRPEDGTFRVSAFYKFIPVSDPAELKQQLESFLESRSVLGTILVAREGVNGTVSGPEQEVEALLHFLASCLGIETLPFKVAEAPFRPFHRMKVRLKREIVTLGVEGVDPSRKVGTYVKPDEWNDLIRQQDVVLVDTRNDYEYAVGTFEGALNPKTQSFREFPKYVKEHLDPDKTPKVAMFCTGGIRCEKATSFLLEKGFKEVYHLEGGILEYLHQVPASESLWKGECFVFDERVTVNHDLEPGSYSMCHACRMPLSPDDLRSPHYAEGLSCPYCHDKITSEKRERLSQRNLQMKLARERNERHLGARHKRHDQVKKATAEETALPLNRSCST; encoded by the coding sequence ATGGAACACCGGCCTGAAGATGGGACGTTTCGCGTCTCCGCATTTTACAAATTTATTCCCGTGTCTGACCCAGCCGAACTGAAGCAGCAGCTGGAATCGTTTCTGGAGTCCCGTTCTGTGCTGGGCACCATTTTGGTGGCCCGGGAGGGGGTCAATGGAACGGTGTCCGGTCCGGAGCAAGAGGTGGAAGCCCTGCTGCATTTTCTGGCTTCATGTCTTGGAATCGAAACCTTGCCCTTCAAGGTGGCCGAGGCTCCCTTTCGTCCGTTTCATCGAATGAAGGTCCGCCTGAAACGTGAAATCGTCACACTTGGAGTGGAGGGCGTGGATCCCAGTCGTAAGGTGGGAACCTACGTGAAACCGGATGAGTGGAACGATCTCATCCGGCAGCAGGATGTGGTACTCGTGGATACGCGAAACGACTATGAATACGCGGTGGGAACTTTTGAGGGAGCGCTCAACCCCAAAACGCAAAGTTTTCGCGAGTTTCCCAAATACGTAAAGGAACATCTAGACCCCGATAAAACTCCAAAAGTGGCCATGTTCTGTACGGGTGGCATCCGTTGTGAAAAGGCGACCTCATTTCTCTTGGAAAAGGGATTCAAGGAAGTTTACCACCTGGAGGGAGGCATTTTGGAGTATCTGCATCAGGTTCCGGCATCGGAGAGTCTCTGGAAGGGGGAATGCTTCGTGTTTGATGAGCGCGTTACCGTCAATCACGACCTGGAGCCGGGAAGCTACTCCATGTGTCACGCCTGTCGCATGCCTCTGAGTCCGGATGATCTGCGTTCGCCGCACTATGCGGAGGGCTTGTCTTGTCCGTATTGCCATGACAAGATCACATCCGAAAAACGGGAGCGACTGAGTCAGCGCAATTTGCAGATGAAACTCGCGCGTGAACGAAATGAGCGGCACCTTGGTGCCCGCCACAAGCGACATGATCAGGTGAAAAAAGCGACGGCTGAAGAAACCGCTCTTCCCCTGAACCGGAGTTGCTCAACGTGA
- the fliP gene encoding flagellar type III secretion system pore protein FliP (The bacterial flagellar biogenesis protein FliP forms a type III secretion system (T3SS)-type pore required for flagellar assembly.) produces the protein MAVVSQHSNKTVQWAKFAAVINVRRLAAAACIALTACILLFPTGLEAQTQPASATPGINVTLSGVDGEGDLGIAIQIVFLMTLLTLAPSILMLMTAFTRILIVLGFVRNAIGVQSAPSNQIIIGIALFLTLFVMAPILDRINEDALQPYLEESITSTEAINAATGHLKSFMLAQTRQSDIEFFLGLSGMGPTRVEEVPMKVMIPSFIISELRTAFQMGFLIYLPFVLIDFLVATTLMSMGMMMMPPVIVSLPFKILLFVVVDGWYLVIRSLAQSFTL, from the coding sequence ATGGCTGTGGTATCGCAACATTCCAACAAGACTGTTCAATGGGCAAAATTTGCAGCAGTAATCAATGTACGCCGACTGGCAGCTGCTGCCTGCATTGCTCTCACCGCCTGCATACTCCTGTTTCCCACAGGACTTGAAGCTCAAACCCAGCCAGCTTCCGCAACACCGGGAATCAATGTCACGCTTTCGGGTGTCGATGGCGAAGGAGACCTTGGCATCGCGATCCAAATTGTCTTTCTGATGACGTTGCTGACGCTTGCCCCTTCGATCCTGATGCTGATGACCGCGTTCACCCGCATCCTGATTGTCCTGGGATTTGTCCGTAATGCCATCGGCGTGCAGTCTGCCCCTTCGAATCAGATCATCATCGGCATTGCACTATTCCTTACGCTCTTTGTCATGGCGCCCATCCTCGACCGCATCAATGAGGACGCCTTACAACCCTATCTGGAGGAAAGCATTACCTCCACTGAAGCAATCAACGCAGCCACAGGCCACCTGAAGAGCTTCATGCTCGCCCAGACACGCCAAAGCGACATCGAGTTTTTCCTCGGACTATCCGGTATGGGTCCCACCCGTGTGGAGGAGGTACCGATGAAAGTCATGATCCCTTCATTCATTATCAGTGAACTTCGCACTGCCTTTCAGATGGGATTTCTCATCTACCTCCCCTTTGTGCTGATTGATTTCCTGGTCGCCACGACCCTCATGTCCATGGGCATGATGATGATGCCACCGGTCATCGTCTCCCTCCCCTTCAAGATTCTGCTCTTTGTGGTCGTGGATGGGTGGTATCTCGTGATCCGCTCTCTCGCTCAAAGCTTCACCCTGTAG
- a CDS encoding flagellar biosynthetic protein FliQ, giving the protein MNPELTLELLHHFIRTALLLSAPFLGTAILIGTGVSLLQSVTSIQEQTIPFVAKLFSVGVMFLIASPWLLRSLVEFTASLYNQFPLMAQ; this is encoded by the coding sequence ATGAACCCTGAACTCACTCTCGAACTGCTGCACCATTTCATTCGAACAGCCCTGTTGCTGAGTGCACCCTTCCTGGGAACCGCAATCCTCATCGGCACTGGGGTCAGCCTGCTGCAATCCGTCACCAGCATCCAGGAACAAACCATTCCCTTTGTTGCAAAATTGTTTTCCGTCGGCGTGATGTTCCTGATCGCATCACCATGGCTGCTGCGAAGCCTCGTCGAGTTCACCGCGAGTCTCTACAACCAATTTCCGCTCATGGCACAATGA
- the fliR gene encoding flagellar biosynthetic protein FliR, which produces MNLTLPYILTFFLASLRLGALLMMIPAMGGNFVPMQIRIALVFAITVLMIPAIEVVGLQNNINIWELSFWAVGELLLGFFMGICVRALFAIMEVAGHLISQEIGLMMAEQFDPASGANSNLIGVLLFYFTTILFFIIGGHLQVIQSLATSFQIVPIIKNDWEVSNFQTVASVLGQVFSLAVSIAAPFIAVNFIITLGFGVLGKVAPKINVMLLSFSFRIVGGMLIFFITANLIFNFLLHYSEEVPASMLEFLLR; this is translated from the coding sequence ATGAACCTCACGCTGCCATACATCCTGACGTTCTTCCTTGCGTCACTGCGACTCGGTGCCCTGCTGATGATGATTCCGGCGATGGGCGGCAACTTTGTACCCATGCAGATTCGCATCGCACTGGTCTTTGCCATCACGGTGCTCATGATTCCCGCCATTGAGGTCGTCGGCCTGCAAAACAACATCAACATCTGGGAATTATCATTCTGGGCCGTTGGAGAATTGCTGCTCGGCTTTTTCATGGGCATTTGCGTGCGGGCACTGTTTGCCATCATGGAGGTTGCGGGTCACCTGATCTCGCAGGAAATCGGCTTGATGATGGCTGAACAATTTGACCCTGCCAGTGGAGCCAACTCCAACTTGATCGGTGTGCTGCTCTTTTACTTCACGACCATCCTCTTTTTCATCATCGGGGGACACCTTCAGGTCATTCAGTCCCTGGCCACCAGCTTTCAAATCGTGCCCATCATCAAAAACGACTGGGAAGTGAGCAACTTTCAAACCGTAGCCTCCGTGCTCGGGCAGGTATTCTCGCTCGCCGTATCGATCGCAGCACCGTTCATCGCTGTGAACTTCATCATCACCCTGGGGTTTGGCGTTCTGGGAAAGGTGGCTCCCAAAATCAATGTGATGCTGCTGTCGTTCTCATTCCGCATCGTCGGCGGCATGCTTATCTTCTTCATTACCGCCAATCTCATTTTCAACTTCCTGCTGCACTACAGCGAAGAAGTTCCAGCCAGCATGCTCGAATTCCTCCTTCGCTAA
- a CDS encoding flagellar type III secretion system protein FlhB, with the protein MADTDKDQKTEDPTSKRLSEAFKEGNFAKAEEIQVALMLAASFFALLFYAGNGARNLGLLASDIFARVGEVTINAETAVSWMRFAYTEGLAILIPIMLPCTAAAIIGAGLQSGFKLTPKVLAWKPQRLNPVTGFKNLFSKDKLRAFLIEFLKFAAVLAIILNGIIALLEDPIFHHPVTAIYTLMFIHRLFLVVFIRLVIAIGIIAAINYFFQKRKNFEDLKMTKQEVKDERKNQEGDPAVKGRQRALARSLLQRQMFGAVPDADVVVTNPTHFAIALKYERGQDDAPVILAKGQNLIAQKIKAIARENDVPMVENKPVAQMLFKMGKVGSPVPYELYQVVAEILAHVYKTHRYYFHQLHARRRAKNGQTTDSKRTR; encoded by the coding sequence ATGGCTGATACCGACAAAGATCAAAAAACCGAGGATCCAACCTCCAAACGTCTCAGTGAAGCGTTCAAGGAGGGGAACTTCGCCAAGGCCGAGGAAATTCAGGTCGCACTGATGCTTGCAGCCTCATTTTTTGCGCTGCTGTTCTACGCGGGTAACGGAGCACGCAACCTCGGGCTGCTCGCCAGTGATATTTTTGCGCGCGTTGGCGAGGTTACCATCAACGCCGAAACTGCTGTCAGTTGGATGCGATTCGCCTATACCGAAGGTCTCGCCATCCTCATCCCGATCATGCTCCCCTGCACAGCTGCCGCTATCATCGGTGCCGGCCTTCAGAGCGGATTTAAGCTCACCCCAAAGGTTCTCGCTTGGAAACCGCAACGGCTGAACCCTGTCACGGGCTTCAAAAATTTGTTTTCCAAGGACAAACTGCGGGCATTCCTGATCGAATTCCTGAAGTTTGCTGCCGTATTGGCGATCATCCTCAACGGCATCATCGCCCTGCTGGAAGACCCGATTTTTCACCATCCGGTCACGGCCATCTATACGCTGATGTTCATTCACCGACTCTTTCTGGTGGTCTTCATTCGCCTGGTCATCGCCATCGGCATCATCGCCGCGATCAACTACTTCTTTCAAAAACGCAAAAACTTTGAAGACCTGAAAATGACCAAGCAGGAGGTCAAGGACGAGCGGAAGAATCAGGAAGGTGACCCCGCCGTGAAAGGTCGCCAGCGCGCACTTGCCCGCAGTCTTCTGCAACGCCAGATGTTTGGCGCAGTACCGGATGCCGATGTGGTGGTCACCAACCCAACCCACTTCGCCATCGCCCTGAAATACGAACGGGGGCAGGATGATGCGCCAGTCATTCTCGCCAAGGGACAAAACCTCATTGCTCAGAAAATCAAGGCCATCGCCCGGGAAAACGATGTGCCCATGGTTGAAAACAAACCCGTCGCTCAGATGCTGTTCAAGATGGGCAAGGTTGGCAGCCCCGTCCCTTACGAACTCTATCAGGTCGTCGCCGAAATCCTCGCACACGTCTACAAGACCCACCGCTACTACTTTCATCAACTGCACGCCCGCCGTCGCGCAAAGAATGGCCAAACGACTGATTCCAAACGTACCCGCTGA
- the flhA gene encoding flagellar biosynthesis protein FlhA, translated as MSRFPAISARGNSAAQLFSKNPDLLFVAGLFGAIFILVLPIAPGFLDGLLSISIGSSLLVMLLIIYIRYPPDFSVFPTILLSMTLFRLGLNVASTRLILLDGYAGNVINSFGEFVVRGNYVVGAVVFLILVIVNFMVITKGAGRIAEVAARFTLDAMPGKQMSIDAELNAGIIDERTASQRREKIQREADFYGAMDGASKFVRGDAVAGILITLINIIGGFAIGVMQKQMSLVEALQTYTLLSVGDGLVSQIPSLIVSFAAGILVTRTNETADLGQSISQTIVTQPRALGVSAALISTFAIIPGMPVLPFLLLGGVTGTAAWWIHRKQQAEAEELAQLPGSRPRSKALPDGRAGEPEGGGDGQGASEGAQSFENLISTDTFSIELGYGLLSLANKGNGGDLLERITGLRKSLAKELGIIVPPVAVRDNLELDANHYRFLLRGKQVAEGQIMPERWLAMNVSNSSVSLKGTVTKEPVFGLDAVWVTEAVKKTAEINGYTVVDATSVLITHLSETLKKVSEQILDREDVQKLIDLVKEKNPTLINELMPDLASVGLIQRVLRNLLKEGIPIRNLTVILETIADFAPFTKNPDDLSEQVRKRIGTYFMHQYEGEEGIVHAMTLEPRLDQLIASQVKRTQTDIGIMLDPSLTQHLLHELNHRINDMSEQGYQPILITSAEVRLPFRRFFEPSFPQLIVLSYQEFPNDIQIQTFSIITMPGEISGMKTDEPEPSYARAS; from the coding sequence ATGTCCCGATTCCCTGCCATTTCCGCACGCGGCAATTCCGCCGCACAACTGTTCAGCAAAAACCCGGACCTGCTCTTTGTCGCCGGACTGTTTGGAGCCATCTTCATTCTGGTACTTCCCATTGCTCCGGGCTTTCTCGATGGACTCCTTTCCATCTCCATCGGCAGCTCCCTGCTCGTGATGCTGCTGATCATCTACATCAGATACCCGCCCGATTTTTCCGTCTTTCCCACGATTCTGCTGTCCATGACCCTGTTCCGCCTGGGGCTGAATGTTGCCTCCACACGGCTCATTCTTCTGGATGGATATGCAGGAAACGTCATCAACTCCTTCGGCGAGTTTGTGGTACGCGGCAATTACGTGGTGGGAGCCGTGGTTTTCCTGATCCTGGTCATTGTCAACTTCATGGTCATCACCAAGGGTGCCGGGCGCATTGCCGAAGTCGCCGCACGCTTTACACTCGATGCCATGCCTGGCAAGCAAATGTCCATCGATGCCGAACTCAATGCAGGAATTATCGACGAACGCACCGCCAGCCAGCGTCGGGAAAAAATCCAGCGTGAGGCCGACTTTTACGGTGCAATGGACGGTGCCAGCAAATTCGTCCGAGGCGATGCGGTAGCAGGGATTCTGATCACCCTGATCAACATCATCGGCGGTTTTGCAATCGGGGTGATGCAAAAACAAATGAGTCTGGTAGAAGCCCTGCAGACCTATACCCTACTCTCGGTTGGTGATGGACTGGTCTCACAGATTCCATCCCTCATCGTTTCGTTTGCCGCCGGCATTCTGGTCACCCGCACAAATGAAACCGCCGACTTGGGTCAGAGCATCAGTCAAACCATCGTTACCCAGCCCCGGGCACTCGGAGTTTCCGCCGCCCTCATCAGCACATTTGCCATTATTCCAGGCATGCCGGTTCTGCCATTTCTGCTGCTGGGAGGGGTGACGGGAACCGCAGCTTGGTGGATCCATCGCAAACAACAAGCTGAAGCCGAAGAACTCGCCCAACTCCCGGGTAGTCGACCTAGGTCCAAGGCACTTCCCGACGGTCGAGCAGGTGAACCTGAAGGTGGAGGCGATGGTCAGGGAGCCAGTGAAGGGGCACAAAGTTTTGAAAACCTGATTTCGACTGACACTTTCAGCATTGAGCTGGGATACGGTTTGCTCTCACTCGCGAACAAAGGCAATGGCGGCGATTTGCTTGAACGCATCACCGGACTTCGCAAAAGCCTTGCCAAGGAACTGGGTATCATCGTGCCTCCCGTTGCGGTGAGGGACAATCTGGAACTCGATGCCAATCACTACCGCTTCCTGCTACGGGGAAAACAGGTCGCAGAGGGACAGATCATGCCTGAACGTTGGCTGGCCATGAATGTATCCAACAGTTCCGTTTCCCTCAAAGGAACCGTTACCAAAGAACCCGTTTTTGGACTCGACGCCGTCTGGGTGACCGAAGCAGTCAAAAAGACTGCCGAAATCAATGGCTACACCGTCGTGGATGCCACGTCCGTCCTCATCACCCATCTCTCTGAAACCCTGAAAAAGGTATCGGAACAAATCCTCGACCGCGAGGATGTCCAGAAGTTGATCGACCTGGTCAAGGAAAAGAATCCCACGCTGATCAATGAACTCATGCCCGATCTCGCCTCCGTCGGCTTGATCCAACGGGTTCTGCGCAACCTGCTCAAGGAGGGCATTCCGATTCGCAATCTCACCGTCATTCTTGAAACGATAGCAGACTTCGCACCTTTCACCAAAAACCCCGATGATCTCTCAGAGCAGGTGCGCAAGCGCATTGGAACCTATTTCATGCATCAATATGAAGGCGAAGAGGGTATTGTGCACGCCATGACACTTGAACCCAGGCTTGACCAGCTCATTGCCTCTCAGGTGAAACGCACGCAGACGGATATCGGCATCATGCTCGATCCCAGTCTCACCCAACACCTGCTGCATGAACTCAATCACCGCATCAACGACATGTCCGAGCAGGGCTATCAACCCATCCTCATCACCAGTGCCGAGGTACGTTTGCCGTTCCGACGGTTTTTCGAGCCTTCCTTCCCTCAACTGATTGTGCTATCTTATCAGGAGTTTCCCAATGATATTCAGATTCAGACTTTCTCCATCATCACCATGCCCGGTGAGATCTCTGGCATGAAAACCGACGAACCCGAGCCTTCCTATGCAAGAGCCAGCTAG